A single Providencia manganoxydans DNA region contains:
- the ptsI gene encoding phosphoenolpyruvate-protein phosphotransferase PtsI: MISGILVSPGFAFGQALLLKEDPIIVSTKKIADDQIETEIQRFIDGRNKSAEQLSLIKEKAEKNLGAEKAEIFEGHIMLLEDEELEQEIVTLIKSDKKTADAAVHSVIEDQAQALEALDDEYLKERAADVRDIGKRLLKNILRMPIVDLSAIDKEVILVAADLTPSETAQLNLDKVLGFITDLGGRTSHTSIMARSLELPAIVGTSDATTKIKNGDYIILDGVNNHIYLNPSDQEIDKLKKFNEEYQQEKNELAKLKDLPAITLDGHQVEVCANIGTVRDVAGAERNGAEGVGLYRTEFLFMDRDSLPTEEEQFQAYKAVAEAMGSQAVIVRTMDIGGDKDLPYMNLPKEENPFLGWRAIRICLDRKEILHSQLRAILRASSFGKLRIMFPMIISVEEVRELKAELEMLKGQLREEGKAFDESIEVGVMVETPAAAVIAHHLAKEVDFFSIGTNDLTQYTLAVDRGNELISHLYNPMSPAVLNLIKQVIDASHAEGKWTGMCGELAGDERATLLLLGMGLDEFSMSAIAIPRIKKLIRNANFADTKALAEQALAQPTADELMKLVDTFIQEKTLC, from the coding sequence ATGATTTCAGGAATTTTAGTATCCCCAGGTTTTGCTTTTGGTCAGGCTTTACTCCTCAAAGAAGACCCTATCATTGTTAGCACTAAAAAAATTGCTGATGACCAGATAGAAACCGAGATCCAACGCTTTATTGATGGACGCAACAAATCAGCCGAACAACTCAGCCTCATCAAAGAAAAAGCCGAAAAAAACCTTGGTGCAGAAAAAGCTGAGATTTTTGAAGGCCATATTATGCTGTTGGAAGATGAAGAGCTTGAGCAAGAAATTGTTACGCTAATTAAAAGTGACAAAAAAACAGCGGATGCCGCTGTTCATTCTGTGATTGAAGATCAAGCACAAGCCCTTGAAGCACTTGATGATGAGTATTTGAAAGAACGTGCAGCAGATGTACGTGATATTGGTAAGCGTTTATTAAAAAACATCCTGCGCATGCCAATTGTTGATTTAAGCGCTATCGATAAAGAAGTGATCCTTGTCGCTGCTGACTTGACCCCTTCTGAAACCGCGCAACTGAATCTTGATAAAGTGCTCGGTTTTATCACTGATTTAGGTGGCCGCACCTCGCATACATCTATTATGGCGCGTTCACTTGAACTACCTGCAATTGTTGGTACTTCAGATGCCACAACGAAAATTAAAAATGGCGACTACATCATCCTGGATGGCGTAAATAACCACATTTATTTGAATCCATCAGATCAAGAAATTGATAAACTGAAAAAATTCAATGAAGAATACCAACAAGAAAAAAATGAGCTTGCTAAGCTAAAAGATTTGCCAGCAATCACACTTGATGGCCATCAAGTCGAAGTGTGTGCAAACATTGGTACGGTACGTGATGTTGCGGGCGCAGAACGCAATGGGGCTGAAGGTGTTGGTTTATACCGCACAGAATTCTTATTTATGGACAGAGATTCTCTGCCAACCGAAGAAGAGCAGTTCCAAGCGTATAAAGCGGTTGCTGAAGCCATGGGCAGCCAAGCGGTCATTGTACGTACCATGGATATTGGTGGTGATAAAGATTTACCATACATGAACTTACCTAAAGAAGAGAATCCATTCTTAGGTTGGCGTGCAATTCGTATTTGCCTTGATCGTAAAGAAATTCTACATTCTCAGTTAAGAGCTATTTTAAGAGCCTCAAGTTTTGGTAAACTGCGTATTATGTTCCCGATGATTATTTCCGTTGAGGAAGTGCGTGAACTAAAAGCAGAACTTGAGATGCTAAAAGGTCAATTACGTGAAGAAGGCAAAGCCTTTGATGAATCAATTGAGGTTGGTGTCATGGTGGAAACACCAGCGGCCGCAGTGATTGCTCATCATTTAGCGAAAGAAGTTGACTTTTTCAGTATTGGGACGAACGATCTCACTCAATATACTCTAGCTGTTGACCGTGGTAATGAGCTGATTTCTCACCTCTACAATCCGATGTCACCTGCGGTTTTAAACCTAATTAAACAGGTTATTGACGCATCACATGCGGAAGGTAAATGGACAGGAATGTGTGGCGAGCTAGCAGGAGACGAACGTGCAACCTTATTGTTGCTTGGCATGGGATTAGATGAGTTTAGTATGAGTGCAATTGCAATCCCTCGTATTAAAAAATTAATTCGTAATGCAAACTTTGCAGATACTAAAGCATTAGCTGAACAGGCACTTGCTCAACCTACTGCGGATGAATTAATGAAACTTGTCGATACCTTTATCCAAGAAAAAACGTTATGCTAG
- the ptsH gene encoding phosphocarrier protein Hpr has translation MFQQEVTITAPNGLHTRPAAQFVKEAKAFTSDITLISGGKSASAKSLFKLQTLGLTQGTVVTISAEGEDEKQAVEHLVKLMGELE, from the coding sequence ATGTTCCAGCAAGAAGTCACTATTACAGCACCAAATGGCTTACATACACGCCCTGCCGCTCAATTTGTGAAAGAAGCTAAAGCATTCACTTCTGATATCACTTTGATTTCAGGTGGCAAATCAGCCAGCGCAAAAAGCCTATTCAAGCTACAAACTCTGGGGTTAACTCAAGGTACTGTTGTAACCATTTCAGCCGAAGGTGAAGATGAAAAACAAGCAGTAGAACATTTAGTTAAACTGATGGGTGAACTGGAATAA